The Ignavibacteriales bacterium genome has a segment encoding these proteins:
- a CDS encoding prolyl oligopeptidase family serine peptidase: protein MKKLSMILLLILFAFTFTNAQKIKYPETKKVDHVDDYHGVKVPDPYRWLEDNNSKETAEWVEAQNKVTQDYLAQITFRDAMKKRLTELWNYEKYSAPSKHGSYYTFSKNDGLQEQSVIYIQKGLNETPEVLLDPNKLSNDGSISLGGLAYSNDDKYVAYGISRGGSDWREFYVMNVETKKLTDDVIKWSKFSGTAWYKDGFYYGRYDEPKPGEELKQKVEFQKLYYHKLGTPQSEDLLVMEDKQNPRYGFGAGVTDDERFLIIYVSQGTAPENLLYYKDLNSNMPITPVFTKFEAEYNLIDNLDDKFLISTNYQAPNNKLILVDPKNPAKENWKTIIPESKNVMQSVSFVGGKLFVTYLKDATSKVSVYDVGGKYLYDVKLPGVGTCGGFGGKKNEYETFYTFTSFTYPPTIYKYDIKNNKSELFRKAAVKFNPVGYETKEVFYKSKDGTKVPMFIVHKKGLKLNGNNPTLLYAYGGFNISQQPGFSVARIPLLENGVVYALACLRGGSEYGEEWHKAGMFEKKQNVFDDFISAAEYLIKDKYTSPSKLAVQGGSNGGLLIGAVINQRPDLFKVAFPQVGVMDMLRFHKFTIGWAWVSEYGSSDDPDQFKYLIKYSPLHNIKKGETYPATMVTTADHDDRVFPAHSFKYIATLQEMSDGKNPTLIRIETKVGHGAGTSTSKSIDLVTDLYSFMFYNIGLTPKF, encoded by the coding sequence ACAAAAAATTAAATATCCCGAGACAAAAAAAGTTGACCATGTTGATGATTATCATGGCGTTAAGGTTCCGGATCCGTACCGTTGGTTAGAAGACAATAATTCAAAAGAAACTGCCGAATGGGTTGAAGCGCAAAACAAAGTTACGCAAGATTATCTAGCACAAATTACTTTCCGCGATGCGATGAAAAAGAGATTAACCGAACTATGGAATTATGAAAAATATTCCGCTCCTTCCAAACACGGAAGTTATTACACGTTTTCCAAGAACGATGGCTTACAGGAACAAAGTGTAATCTATATTCAAAAGGGATTAAACGAGACTCCGGAAGTATTACTTGATCCTAATAAACTCTCCAATGACGGTTCTATCAGTCTTGGCGGACTGGCATATTCAAATGATGACAAATATGTGGCTTATGGCATTTCACGCGGCGGGTCGGACTGGCGTGAATTTTATGTTATGAATGTTGAAACAAAAAAACTTACAGACGATGTAATTAAATGGTCTAAGTTCAGCGGCACTGCCTGGTATAAAGATGGTTTTTATTACGGACGATATGATGAACCAAAACCGGGCGAAGAGTTAAAACAAAAAGTCGAATTTCAAAAACTTTATTACCATAAACTGGGTACTCCACAGTCAGAGGACTTGCTTGTCATGGAGGATAAACAAAATCCAAGATACGGATTTGGTGCCGGCGTAACTGATGATGAAAGATTTCTGATAATTTATGTCTCACAAGGAACAGCCCCGGAAAATCTTCTTTATTACAAAGATCTAAATTCCAATATGCCGATCACTCCGGTTTTCACAAAATTTGAGGCGGAATATAATTTAATTGATAATCTTGATGATAAATTCTTAATATCGACAAATTACCAAGCACCAAATAATAAATTGATCTTGGTTGATCCTAAGAATCCGGCAAAAGAAAATTGGAAAACTATAATTCCCGAATCAAAAAATGTAATGCAAAGCGTCTCTTTTGTCGGCGGTAAATTGTTTGTTACATATTTAAAAGATGCAACAAGTAAAGTTTCTGTTTATGATGTGGGTGGGAAATATTTATACGATGTAAAATTACCCGGTGTGGGAACTTGCGGAGGATTTGGCGGCAAAAAAAATGAGTATGAAACATTCTACACATTCACCTCATTCACTTATCCTCCTACAATTTATAAGTATGATATTAAAAACAATAAATCGGAATTATTTAGAAAAGCAGCAGTAAAATTTAATCCGGTTGGTTATGAGACCAAAGAAGTTTTTTACAAGAGCAAAGATGGTACAAAAGTGCCAATGTTCATTGTTCACAAAAAGGGGTTGAAACTTAACGGAAACAATCCTACCCTTTTGTATGCTTACGGCGGATTCAATATTTCGCAGCAACCGGGATTTAGCGTTGCAAGAATTCCATTACTCGAAAATGGAGTTGTTTATGCTCTAGCATGTTTACGCGGCGGAAGCGAGTACGGAGAGGAATGGCACAAAGCAGGAATGTTCGAGAAGAAACAAAATGTATTTGATGATTTTATTTCGGCGGCAGAATATTTAATTAAAGATAAATATACAAGTCCAAGCAAACTCGCAGTTCAGGGCGGCTCAAACGGCGGATTACTAATTGGCGCTGTAATTAATCAAAGACCGGATTTGTTCAAAGTGGCATTTCCGCAAGTCGGTGTAATGGATATGCTGCGCTTTCATAAATTTACAATCGGCTGGGCGTGGGTTTCGGAATATGGTTCGAGCGATGATCCCGACCAATTCAAATATTTAATTAAGTATTCACCTCTTCACAATATTAAAAAAGGTGAGACTTATCCGGCTACAATGGTAACAACAGCAGATCACGACGACCGTGTTTTTCCTGCACATTCGTTTAAATATATTGCCACACTTCAAGAAATGAGCGACGGGAAAAATCCAACTTTGATACGTATCGAAACCAAGGTTGGGCATGGCGCAGGAACAAGCACATCAAAATCAATTGATTTGGTAACTGATCTTTACTCATTCATGTTTTACAATATTGGACTTACACCGAAGTTTTGA